Proteins from one Nitratidesulfovibrio sp. genomic window:
- a CDS encoding GTP-binding protein, protein MRLVTVAGPPSCGKTSVLSRACGLLAAQGVRTAVIKFDCLQTRDADAYAAAGITAVVALSGGLCPDHFFATNLEEAWDWAAGTGAECCVIETAGLCNRCSPHLRGALALCVVDNLMGIDAPEKIGPMLRLADMVLVTKGDLVSQAEREVYRHRIRQMNGRALIRHINGLTGQGCQELATVLSRAPDIATVTDMRLRFAMPAAVCSYCLSETRIGARYQKGNVRKAEFAAVPARDPEGEAAYATGRGDDARGANGPDGQNETGVHP, encoded by the coding sequence ATGCGCCTCGTGACGGTGGCCGGGCCGCCCTCGTGCGGCAAGACGTCCGTGCTGTCCCGCGCCTGCGGGCTGCTGGCCGCGCAAGGAGTGCGCACGGCGGTGATCAAGTTCGACTGCCTGCAAACCCGCGATGCGGATGCCTACGCGGCGGCGGGCATCACCGCCGTGGTCGCCCTGTCCGGCGGGCTGTGCCCGGACCACTTCTTTGCCACCAACCTGGAAGAGGCCTGGGACTGGGCCGCCGGGACAGGGGCGGAATGCTGCGTCATCGAAACCGCCGGGCTGTGCAACCGCTGCTCGCCCCACCTGCGCGGGGCGCTGGCCCTGTGCGTGGTGGACAACCTGATGGGCATCGACGCGCCGGAAAAGATCGGCCCCATGCTGCGCCTGGCCGACATGGTGCTGGTGACCAAGGGCGACCTGGTCTCGCAGGCGGAACGCGAGGTGTACCGTCACCGCATCCGCCAGATGAACGGCCGCGCGCTGATCCGCCACATCAACGGGCTGACCGGGCAGGGCTGCCAGGAACTGGCCACGGTACTGTCCCGCGCCCCGGACATCGCCACGGTGACGGACATGCGGTTGCGCTTCGCCATGCCTGCCGCCGTGTGCTCGTACTGCCTGAGCGAGACGCGCATCGGCGCGCGCTACCAGAAGGGCAACGTGCGCAAGGCCGAATTCGCCGCCGTGCCCGCGCGCGACCCGGAAGGTGAGGCTGCCTACGCGACAGGCAGGGGGGACGACGCACGCGGGGCAAACGGGCCTGACGGGCAGAACGAGACGGGGGTGCACCCATGA
- a CDS encoding ABC transporter substrate-binding protein: MKSLDDLIQSVRNMGEEDRQPPPPADLLFYAPCPVKLAVKEAIDALAAAHAATYAGDGNPLAIHIPMGCTSVDPYDPLYRETDPDHLPQVIASIGFGDFFRRGFAERFVNAGVFAAPEPEDVTPMHRAAGIVDPDGRYLVYGLTPYIFLIDRKRLGDLPVPRCWADLLDPCYAGQVNMCGDGDDMADAVLLSIHKDFGMQGIARFAANTRGLMHSSRMAKSGGAPQAGGIYILPYFFAETTRQPEHMQTVWPEDGAAASPLYMLAKRTARPRLDRLIDFFATGFGQIESARWFLPLTGPLPESLPQGAAIKWIGWDYIRSTDITALRDRLNGEFRLLVNAREGQAQGDAACAS, from the coding sequence ATGAAAAGCCTCGACGACCTCATCCAGTCTGTCAGGAACATGGGAGAGGAAGACCGCCAGCCGCCGCCCCCAGCGGATCTGCTGTTCTACGCGCCCTGCCCGGTGAAGCTGGCGGTGAAGGAGGCCATCGACGCGCTGGCCGCCGCGCATGCCGCCACGTACGCTGGTGACGGCAATCCCCTGGCCATTCACATTCCCATGGGCTGCACCTCGGTGGACCCGTACGACCCGCTGTACCGCGAAACCGACCCCGACCATCTGCCGCAGGTCATTGCCTCCATCGGCTTCGGCGACTTCTTCCGGCGCGGCTTCGCGGAGCGCTTCGTCAACGCGGGGGTGTTCGCCGCGCCGGAACCCGAGGACGTCACGCCCATGCACCGCGCGGCGGGCATCGTGGACCCGGACGGGCGCTACCTGGTCTACGGGCTGACCCCGTACATCTTCCTCATCGACCGCAAGCGCCTGGGCGACCTGCCCGTGCCGCGTTGCTGGGCCGACCTGCTGGACCCCTGCTACGCCGGGCAGGTGAACATGTGCGGCGACGGCGACGACATGGCCGACGCTGTGCTGCTGTCCATCCACAAGGACTTCGGCATGCAGGGCATTGCCCGGTTTGCCGCCAACACACGCGGGCTCATGCATTCCTCGCGCATGGCCAAGTCGGGCGGCGCGCCGCAGGCCGGGGGCATCTACATCCTGCCGTACTTCTTCGCGGAAACCACCCGCCAGCCCGAGCACATGCAAACCGTCTGGCCGGAGGACGGCGCGGCGGCCAGCCCCCTGTACATGCTGGCCAAACGCACGGCCCGGCCCCGGCTGGACCGGCTGATCGACTTCTTCGCCACGGGGTTCGGCCAGATAGAAAGCGCCCGCTGGTTCCTGCCGCTTACCGGCCCGCTGCCTGAAAGCCTGCCGCAAGGGGCCGCCATCAAGTGGATAGGCTGGGACTACATCCGTTCCACGGACATCACCGCCCTGCGCGACCGGCTGAACGGCGAATTCCGCCTGCTGGTGAACGCGCGCGAGGGACAGGCCCAGGGAGATGCGGCATGCGCCTCGTGA
- a CDS encoding cache domain-containing protein: MPQPSPSPTPSSHPPFPEQCLDIARRLAARAGQIACRAGGFLARHVSGRAFSRALLPAAAGLFLAQSTMAPLSAVTAAREQTLLATARDSRLAATVTALAQALGELAATQPDENARRELLVRAVDPVRTSTAHWDYVFLSRGTVNVHTPTLPDAGGVDFGTATDVHGVRFVQRMMDTARAGGGFTEWTADLGEGRTEARRAYTLAVPGTDYWLGAWAPADAGAAGAAPRNDTTQPPPPTPRALEFHALRLGWLAALGLALLVAVLARRREAAQR, encoded by the coding sequence ATGCCCCAACCTTCCCCTTCCCCGACGCCGTCGTCCCACCCGCCCTTTCCGGAACAGTGTCTGGATATTGCCCGCAGGCTGGCCGCCCGTGCCGGACAGATCGCCTGCCGCGCAGGGGGCTTTCTGGCGCGCCACGTGTCAGGCCGTGCCTTTTCCCGGGCCTTGCTGCCCGCCGCCGCAGGCTTGTTCCTGGCCCAATCCACCATGGCGCCGCTGTCCGCCGTCACCGCCGCGCGCGAGCAAACCCTGCTGGCAACGGCCCGCGACAGCAGACTGGCCGCCACGGTAACCGCGCTGGCCCAGGCGCTCGGCGAACTGGCCGCCACCCAGCCGGACGAAAACGCCCGGCGCGAGCTGCTGGTGCGCGCGGTGGACCCGGTGCGCACCAGCACCGCCCACTGGGACTACGTGTTCCTTTCGCGCGGGACGGTGAACGTGCACACCCCCACCCTGCCCGACGCGGGCGGGGTGGACTTCGGCACGGCCACTGACGTGCACGGGGTGCGCTTCGTGCAGCGCATGATGGACACGGCCCGCGCGGGGGGTGGCTTTACCGAGTGGACGGCGGACCTTGGCGAGGGCCGGACCGAAGCGCGCCGGGCCTACACCCTGGCCGTGCCCGGCACCGACTACTGGCTGGGCGCATGGGCTCCGGCAGACGCGGGGGCAGCCGGTGCGGCCCCCCGGAATGACACGACGCAACCGCCCCCGCCCACCCCGCGCGCCCTGGAATTCCATGCCCTGCGCCTGGGCTGGCTGGCCGCGCTGGGGCTGGCCCTGCTGGTGGCGGTGCTGGCCCGCCGCCGCGAGGCCGCACAACGCTGA
- the der gene encoding ribosome biogenesis GTPase Der has translation MPIAQPPAPSAPVTTHLPKIALVGRPNVGKSTLFNRLIRANRAITHDRPGVTRDRMEGQVRSRGKQTFAIVDTGGITLDAHAAVAEGPEGIRGFEAEILRQAEAAMAEAAGICLVVDGRDGLTPFDEHLAAHLRRAGKPVLVVVNKVDGVEREDEMLAEFHALGFPLLPVSAAHGHNVRVLEDEMRDMLPDEPEEEGAEDGDGVDSDHEDDFGLSEEGDADSAEGADGAESAEPKGPAFDPTHLRLAMLGRPNAGKSSLVNALTGQQRMIVSDMAGTTRDSVDVSFESGDKTITFVDTAGVRRRSRITDSVERYSVNASLKSTTKAHITLLVLDALQGVTQQDKRLVDLLDERKTPFMVLVNKIDLVPRKLMPDLEASFKGMLEFCPHVPLLYLSAKSGKGLGPVLPLAERIRAECHARVGTGQLNRAMEEVLTRHQPPVVRRLRPKFFYLTQAETNPPTFVFFVNDADRIQTPYARYVEKALRKLFRIEHAPMRVRFRSSHKKKGE, from the coding sequence CACGACCGGCCCGGTGTCACCCGCGACCGCATGGAAGGCCAGGTGCGCTCGCGCGGCAAGCAGACCTTCGCCATCGTGGACACCGGCGGCATCACCCTGGATGCCCACGCCGCCGTGGCCGAAGGGCCGGAAGGCATTCGCGGCTTCGAGGCGGAAATCCTGCGCCAGGCCGAAGCCGCCATGGCCGAAGCCGCAGGCATTTGCCTGGTGGTGGATGGTCGCGACGGGCTGACCCCCTTCGACGAACACCTGGCCGCGCACCTGCGCCGCGCGGGCAAGCCCGTGCTGGTGGTGGTGAACAAGGTGGACGGGGTGGAGCGCGAGGACGAGATGCTGGCCGAATTCCACGCCCTGGGCTTTCCGCTGCTGCCCGTTTCCGCCGCGCACGGGCATAACGTGCGCGTGCTGGAAGACGAGATGCGCGACATGCTGCCCGATGAGCCTGAAGAAGAAGGCGCGGAAGACGGCGACGGCGTGGACTCGGATCACGAGGACGATTTCGGCCTTTCCGAAGAAGGCGACGCGGACAGCGCCGAGGGTGCCGACGGCGCGGAATCCGCCGAGCCCAAAGGCCCCGCCTTCGATCCCACCCACCTGCGCCTTGCCATGCTGGGCCGCCCCAACGCGGGCAAGTCGTCGCTGGTCAACGCCCTTACCGGCCAGCAGCGCATGATCGTCAGCGACATGGCGGGCACCACCCGCGACAGCGTGGACGTCAGCTTCGAATCGGGCGACAAGACCATCACCTTCGTGGACACCGCCGGGGTACGCCGCCGCTCGCGCATCACCGATTCGGTGGAGCGCTACAGCGTCAACGCCTCGCTCAAAAGCACCACCAAGGCCCACATCACCCTGCTGGTGCTCGACGCGCTGCAGGGCGTCACCCAGCAGGACAAGCGCCTGGTGGACCTGCTGGACGAACGCAAGACGCCCTTCATGGTGCTGGTGAACAAGATCGACCTTGTGCCGCGCAAGCTGATGCCGGACCTGGAAGCCTCGTTCAAGGGCATGCTGGAATTCTGCCCCCATGTGCCGCTGCTGTACCTTTCCGCCAAGTCGGGCAAGGGGCTTGGCCCCGTGCTGCCCCTGGCGGAACGCATCCGCGCCGAATGCCACGCGCGCGTGGGCACCGGCCAGCTCAACCGGGCCATGGAAGAGGTGCTCACCCGCCACCAGCCCCCGGTGGTGCGCCGCCTGCGGCCCAAGTTCTTCTACCTGACCCAGGCGGAGACCAACCCGCCCACGTTCGTGTTCTTCGTCAACGATGCCGACCGCATCCAGACGCCGTACGCCCGCTACGTGGAAAAGGCCCTGCGCAAGCTGTTCCGCATCGAGCATGCCCCCATGCGGGTGCGCTTCCGCTCGTCGCACAAGAAGAAGGGCGAATAG